The nucleotide window CAGCACCTGGGCGTTCACACTGCTGGAGGGCGGACGGTTCACGGCCGACCGGGCCCGGCCGATCCTTCGACACGGCCTGGGGCACGTGACCCGCGTCGCGGGCGCGACCAGCCTGAAGGCCGCGCAGGTGGCGCGGGCGGCCAATGCCATCCAGCGCTTCCTGGTCACCGAGACCCGGCTGGGGATCCCGGCCATCGTGCACGAGGAGGTCTGCTCGGGGGTGATGGCCCGCGAGGCGACCATCTTCCCGCAGGCGATCGGTGTCGCGAGCACCTGGGCGCCGGAACTCAACAGGCAGCTGGCCGACGCCGTTCGCGCACAGATGCGCGCCATGGGAAGCCACCAGGGGCTGTCGCCGGTGCTCGACGTGGTGCGTGACCCACGGTGGGGCCGGACGGAGGAGACCTACGGCGAGGATCCGTACCTGGTGTCCCGGATGGGGGTGGCGTTCGTCCGAGGGCTGCAGGGCGTCGACCTGGCCGACGGCGTCCTCGCCACCGCCAAGCACTTCGTCGGCTACGGGGCGTCCGAGGGTGGGCTGAACTGGGCGCCGGCCCATCTGCCGCCACGTCTGCTGCGCGAGGTGTACCTGTATCCGTTCGAGGCGGCGGTCCGAGAGGGCGGGCTCCAGTCGGTGATGGCCGGCTACCACGAGCTCGACGGCGTCCCCTGCCACGCCAACCAGGAACTCCTCGCCGACGTCCTCCGTGGGCAGTGGGGCTTCACCGGCAGCGTGGTGTCGGACTACTTCGCCGTCAACGACCTCCACTCGTACCACCACTTCGCGCAGGACAAGCAGCAGGCCGCGACGGTGGGCCTCGGCGCGGGCGTGGACGTCGAGCTTCCGGCGACGGACGCGTACGCCGACGCACTCACCCGCGCCCTGGACGCCGGTGAGGTCAGCGAGGCCCAGCTCGACGAGGCGGTCTCGCGGGTCCTTCGGCACAAGGTCGAACTCGGGCTCTTCGAGAACCCGTACGTCGACGAGGACGCGGCCGCGACGGCGGCGGCGGCGAACGCCGAGCGGCACCGGGACGTGGCGCTGGAGATCGCCCGTCGCAGCCTCGTCCTGCTCAAGAACGACGGGGTTCTGCCGCTGCTCGGGGGAGCCGGAACTGTCGCTCTCATCGGCCCGAACGCCGACGACGCCCGACACCTCCTCGGTGACTACTCGTTCGCGGCCCACATCGAGGCGTTGGTCGAGGCGCGCAAGCGCCGTGGTCTGCTCGGCGAGATGATGACGATCCCGGACGATCTGGAGATCGACGAGAGCACCGACGGTGTGCCCACGGTGCGTGACGAACTGGCGGCGCGGCTGGGCGACCGGCTGCGCTTCGCCCAGGGCTGCGACGTGCTCGATCCGTCGACGGACGGGTTCGCCGACGCGGTCGCGGCCGCTGCGGCGGCCGACGTCGCGGTGCTGGTCCTGGGGGACCGCTCGGGGTTGACGCCCGGGGCCACCACTGGCGAGTCCCGGGACCGGTCCAGTCTGGACCTGCCGGGAGTGCAGGAAGAGCTGGTCCGTGCCGTCGTCGCCACCGGCACGCCCGTCGTGGCGGTGCTCGTCGCCGGCCGACCGGTGGGCAGCGACTTCC belongs to Micromonospora ureilytica and includes:
- a CDS encoding glycoside hydrolase family 3 N-terminal domain-containing protein, encoding MTTVEPAIEATYADATAPVDERVSDLLARMTREEKLAQLGSTWAFTLLEGGRFTADRARPILRHGLGHVTRVAGATSLKAAQVARAANAIQRFLVTETRLGIPAIVHEEVCSGVMAREATIFPQAIGVASTWAPELNRQLADAVRAQMRAMGSHQGLSPVLDVVRDPRWGRTEETYGEDPYLVSRMGVAFVRGLQGVDLADGVLATAKHFVGYGASEGGLNWAPAHLPPRLLREVYLYPFEAAVREGGLQSVMAGYHELDGVPCHANQELLADVLRGQWGFTGSVVSDYFAVNDLHSYHHFAQDKQQAATVGLGAGVDVELPATDAYADALTRALDAGEVSEAQLDEAVSRVLRHKVELGLFENPYVDEDAAATAAAANAERHRDVALEIARRSLVLLKNDGVLPLLGGAGTVALIGPNADDARHLLGDYSFAAHIEALVEARKRRGLLGEMMTIPDDLEIDESTDGVPTVRDELAARLGDRLRFAQGCDVLDPSTDGFADAVAAAAAADVAVLVLGDRSGLTPGATTGESRDRSSLDLPGVQEELVRAVVATGTPVVAVLVAGRPVGSDFLHEECAAVLMAWLPGETGGQAIAEVLLGEVNPSGRLPISYPRGVGQIPVFYGHKVSGGRSHWHGDYVDSPVAPRYVFGHGLGYTSFAIDDAAVDSAEVSAGDSVGVEVTVTNTGDRAGEQVVQLYVRDPQATITRPVLELKAFARVAAAAGQRVAVRFALPTGQLGFYDRSMAYAVEAGQIEVYVGFSAADRTHAGTFVITADPDRPTPKVFSGTAEVRQL